In Montipora foliosa isolate CH-2021 chromosome 13, ASM3666993v2, whole genome shotgun sequence, one DNA window encodes the following:
- the LOC137982778 gene encoding RYamide receptor-like gives MNTTVTMNGSEICSFHWNTYRIGATVAYCLVFVVSLVGNSCIGIIVYKTKTLRKPINIFIVNMAMSDLLVPLSCIPLQVVNLYRYSWLISGVLGNALCKLIPFLFDASYIVSVLSLILIAVGRFGAVVWPLRSPLINLKRCTFFILATWIVAMASTSLDLFAYSLEKYEGEVFCVSQWEEAFGESVSFTDYVLAYYIVFVYTPIILLIIIYSIILIKLKLQKTPGQQSTDAEIQRNKRNRNALKLAIAILLGLIFCKIPWSFIYLMYLYGTLPCTFFRQYFYTSWFLVISYCAVNPCICFAFCRNYREGLKRLLKCCSDST, from the coding sequence ATGAATACAACTGTTACAATGAACGGATCCGAGATCTGCTCCTTCCACTGGAATACATACAGGATTGGAGCAACCGTCGCTTACTGCCTTGTCTTCGTTGTTTCGCTGGTCGGAAATTCCTGTataggaataattgtttacaAAACGAAAACTTTGAGGAAACCAATCAACATTTTCATAGTAAATATGGCCATGTCTGACCTACTTGTTCCGCTTAGCTGCATTCCCCTGCAAGTTGTAAACTTGTATCGATACTCCTGGCTCATCAGTGGCGTCCTTGGCAATGCCTTGTGTAAGCTGATTCCTTTCTTATTTGACGCCTCCTACATTGTGTCCGTCCTGAGCCTGATTCTGATAGCAGTGGGTCGATTTGGAGCTGTGGTGTGGCCTCTCCGTTCCCCATTGATCAATTTGAAAAGGTGTACTTTTTTCATTCTCGCCACATGGATCGTTGCGATGGCATCCACCTCACTAGACCTGTTCGCATATAGCCTGGAGAAATACGAAGGGGAAGTATTTTGTGTTTCTCAGTGGGAAGAAGCCTTTGGAGAATCTGTATCATTTACAGACTATGTTCTTGCTTATTACATAGTTTTTGTTTACACACCTATCATCCTATTAATCATAATATACTCCATCATTCTTATCAAGCTCAAGCTACAAAAGACTCCAGGTCAACAATCGACTGATGCTGAAATACAACGCAATAAACGAAACAGAAATGCTTTGAAGTTGGCCATAGCTATATTGTTAGGGctaattttttgcaaaattccctggagttttatatatttaatgTATCTCTATGGCACATTGCCATGTACCTTCTTCCGTCAGTATTTTTACACTTCCTGGTTTCTTGTAATCTCATATTGCGCCGTCAATCCTTGCATCTGTTTCGCATTTTGCAGAAACTACCGTGAAGGCCTCAAGAGACTTCTGAAGTGTTGTTCTGATTCAACGTAA